In Kryptolebias marmoratus isolate JLee-2015 linkage group LG22, ASM164957v2, whole genome shotgun sequence, a single window of DNA contains:
- the hmgcll1 gene encoding 3-hydroxy-3-methylglutaryl-CoA lyase, cytoplasmic isoform X1, with product MGNIPTTVKHCLSYEQIIEDYPWLRRWLQEEKIITEHEYPKFVKIVEVGPRDGLQNEKEIVPTRVKIELIDMLSATGLSVIEATSFVSSKWVPQMADHTDVLQGIQRAPNVRYPVLTPNMQGFQDAIAAGATEVAVFGSASETFSRRNINCSIDESMLRFEEVINAAKEQQIPVRGYVSCALGCPYEGCIEPPKVAEVAKRMYEMGCYEISLGDTIGVGTPGSMFKMLQKVMKDVPVDALAVHCHDTYGQALPNILTALQMGVSVVDSAVAGLGGCPYAQGSTGNVSTEDVLYMLHGMGIQTGVNLNKVIEAGDCICNALGRQTNSRVAQAKGRTL from the exons ATGGGGAACATTCCCACCACAGTGAAGCACTGTCTGAGCTATGAGCAAATCATCGAGGACTACCCTTGGCTGAGACGCTGGCTGCAGGAAGAAAAG ATCATTACAGAACACGAGTATCCAAAGTTTGTGAAAATTGTTGAAGTTGGACCAAGAGACGGGCTTCAAAATGAAAAG GAAATTGTTCCAACAAGGGTGAAAATCGAGCTGATAGACATGCTCTCTGCAACAGGCCTTTCTGTGATCGAGGCCACCAGCTTTGTCTCTTCAAAGTGGGTACCACAG atGGCCGACCACACTGATGTTCTCCAAGGAATCCAGAGAGCACCTAATGTTCGGTACCCTGTTTTGACTCCTAACATGCAAGGTTTTCAGGATGCC ATTGCTGCTGGTGCTACTGAAGTGGCCGTGTTTGGGTCAGCGtcagaaaccttcagcagaagaAATATTAACTGCTCCATAGATGAAAGCATGCTGAGGTTTGAGGAAGTCATTAACGCTGCCAAAGAGCAACAAATTCCAGTTCGCGG ttatgTTTCCTGTGCTCTTGGCTGCCCCTATGAGGGATGTATTGAACCTCCAAAAGTTGCTGAG gtagcAAAGCGAATGTATGAAATGGGTTGTTATGAGATTTCCTTGGGGGATACCATCGGTGTTGGGACTCCTGGATCCATGTTTAAGATGCTACAGAAGGTGATGAAGGATGTGCCTGTTGATGCGTTAGCAGTTCACTGTCATGACACTTACGGACAAGCACTTCCCAACATTCTTACTGCGCTTCAG ATGGGAGTCTCAGTGGTGGATTCGGCAGTGGCGGGCCTTGGTGGTTGCCCCTACGCTCAGGGTTCAACTGGCAACGTTTCAACAGAGGATGTTCTTTACATGCTTCATGGCATGGGCATTCAAACA GGTGTGAATCTTAATAAAGTGATAGAGGCTGGTGACTGCATCTGCAATGCTTTGGGCAGACAAACCAACTCCAGGGTTGCCCAGGCAAAAGGCAGGACTTTGTGA
- the hmgcll1 gene encoding 3-hydroxy-3-methylglutaryl-CoA lyase, cytoplasmic isoform X2 → MKSFIVPQEIVPTRVKIELIDMLSATGLSVIEATSFVSSKWVPQMADHTDVLQGIQRAPNVRYPVLTPNMQGFQDAIAAGATEVAVFGSASETFSRRNINCSIDESMLRFEEVINAAKEQQIPVRGYVSCALGCPYEGCIEPPKVAEVAKRMYEMGCYEISLGDTIGVGTPGSMFKMLQKVMKDVPVDALAVHCHDTYGQALPNILTALQMGVSVVDSAVAGLGGCPYAQGSTGNVSTEDVLYMLHGMGIQTGVNLNKVIEAGDCICNALGRQTNSRVAQAKGRTL, encoded by the exons ATGAAAAG ttttattgttccCCAGGAAATTGTTCCAACAAGGGTGAAAATCGAGCTGATAGACATGCTCTCTGCAACAGGCCTTTCTGTGATCGAGGCCACCAGCTTTGTCTCTTCAAAGTGGGTACCACAG atGGCCGACCACACTGATGTTCTCCAAGGAATCCAGAGAGCACCTAATGTTCGGTACCCTGTTTTGACTCCTAACATGCAAGGTTTTCAGGATGCC ATTGCTGCTGGTGCTACTGAAGTGGCCGTGTTTGGGTCAGCGtcagaaaccttcagcagaagaAATATTAACTGCTCCATAGATGAAAGCATGCTGAGGTTTGAGGAAGTCATTAACGCTGCCAAAGAGCAACAAATTCCAGTTCGCGG ttatgTTTCCTGTGCTCTTGGCTGCCCCTATGAGGGATGTATTGAACCTCCAAAAGTTGCTGAG gtagcAAAGCGAATGTATGAAATGGGTTGTTATGAGATTTCCTTGGGGGATACCATCGGTGTTGGGACTCCTGGATCCATGTTTAAGATGCTACAGAAGGTGATGAAGGATGTGCCTGTTGATGCGTTAGCAGTTCACTGTCATGACACTTACGGACAAGCACTTCCCAACATTCTTACTGCGCTTCAG ATGGGAGTCTCAGTGGTGGATTCGGCAGTGGCGGGCCTTGGTGGTTGCCCCTACGCTCAGGGTTCAACTGGCAACGTTTCAACAGAGGATGTTCTTTACATGCTTCATGGCATGGGCATTCAAACA GGTGTGAATCTTAATAAAGTGATAGAGGCTGGTGACTGCATCTGCAATGCTTTGGGCAGACAAACCAACTCCAGGGTTGCCCAGGCAAAAGGCAGGACTTTGTGA